One window of Magallana gigas chromosome 2, xbMagGiga1.1, whole genome shotgun sequence genomic DNA carries:
- the LOC105340948 gene encoding uncharacterized protein, whose amino-acid sequence MNSNLYTASKKFCLHVLTYFLVLNLLISLGTAAPAHSDLSGITPGQGRTEVIQKKMFLRTKSQRALEILKDGTVQGTACGHNTQYSLLQSGSHNLANTVYGVAAGRYLCVAPDGVVYSLPKDEFNEVDCVFNETVEYETAGNKTHPKALEYSRYRHKTHGIRLGKPGKLRKYQLALVCNNAVTISMKRHRRKYMNETLFLVEKTDKELDSLKESCDEPSKSDLICAKKKCSEKLKKKNQSGRSYVKFCRKVLKNFFSATLRQLRLFRKRDCYSVLKAYKDCQNDRQRNRPS is encoded by the exons atgaactctaACTTATATACGGCCTCAAAGAAGTTTTGTTTGCATGTTTTGACGTATTTTCTGGTTCTGAACCTCCTGATTTCCCTGGGAACCGCGGCTCCCGCTCATTCCGATCTAAGTGGAATTACTCCTGGGCAAGGACGGACCGAGGTGATTCAAAAAAAGATGTTTCTTAGAACCAAAAGCCAAAGAGCTTTGGAAATCTTGAAAGACGGGACGGTGCAGGGAACAGCATGTGGTCATAATACACAGTATT CACTTCTCCAATCGGGATCTCATAACCTTGCTAACACGGTGTATGGTGTTGCCGCCGGAAGATACCTCTGTGTGGCCCCAGATGGCGTTGTCTACAGTCTCCCG AAGGACGAGTTTAACGAGGTGGACTGTGTGTTTAACGAGACAGTGGAATACGAGACAGCCGGAAACAAAACCCATCCTAAAGCCCTGGAATATTCCAGGTACAGACACAAAACACACGGGATCCGCCTGGGCAAACCTGGAAAACTTCGGAAATATCAGCTCGCGTTAGTGTGCAATAATGCAGTGACTATCAGTATGAAACGACACAGGAGAAAGTATATGAACGAAACGCTATTTCTTGTTGAAAAAACAGACAAAGAACTAGATAGTCTGAAAGAAAGTTGTGATGAACCGTCAAAATCGGACCTTATTTGTGCGAAGAAGAAGTGTTCCGAAAAActcaaaaagaaaaaccaaTCTGGGCGGAGCTACGTCAAATTTTGTAGAAAAGTTTTGAAGAACTTTTTTAGCGCCACTCTAAGACAGTTGAGACTTTTCAGAAAACGGGACTGTTACTCCGTTTTAAAAGCGTACAAAGATTGTCAAAATGACAGGCAACGGAACCGACCCTCATGA